TTTGTCTTAGCACAAATGGATTGACCAGTGCTGCCACTGCAGGATCCTGGTGTGATACAGCCTCAGGGAGTCCCAGAATATTGCTTTTTGCTTTAACATTGgggaaaaacagtaaaataaacagagaatGAGTCAGGAGAGAACCAGAAGGAGAGAGCAGGGCCCTGGTGGGGTGCTCAGGGGATCCCTaccctgctgctggtggcacagggGGTGATGGGCCCACAGGACAGACCCAccatcttcaaaataaataaggcGAAAGAGTTGGAGCTACTGGCTCAGCTGATGCAGGGAGCTGGTCTGTGTTAGTGTTCATGAGGCCCTGCCTGGCCACAGGGCCTTGGTGAGGCGCAGGCAGGACGTAATGCCCGACATGGCCAGGGAGGTTCAGGTCCAGCCCCCTGTCCCCACAAAGCCACTGCTGGGGTGGCCCAGTTTAGACcccatctccttccccagcccgGGGCAAGAAAAGGCGGCAACACGCTACAAACATCTGCCACTGACCAcgcctgctgtgctgcaggagctgggcccAGAGAGCAGTGCAGCCCCAGagagcccccccagctccaACCCTCCTGGCTCACAGGGATGGCAGGAGGGTGATGCCAGGgttgggagcagccaggagcagggaaggaggcagaTGAAGAAGGTGCTGCCTTGAGCAGGAGCCCTGGCCAGGGCACTGGGAGCCCAGGGAGCACTGTGTGAGAACAGTTCATCTGGCAAGACAGGCATCCAGTTCATAAATGAGGCTCAGAAACAATTGTCCCTGTTCTCAGCACAGGCCAAAGCTCTTCCAGTGGCACCAGGTAACAAACCAGGAtgtccttcccctgctttggCATGAGGGCAGAGGTTTGGGCTGGGATGGCAAGAAAAGCTGGGAACAAATACAGTAGAGACTTCAGCCAGCCCCTCCAATCTCTAGGTGGATTATTTTGGGAAGCTTTTCACATTATAACTCATATATTACATCTGTACCACAACTGAGGGGGGAAACGCTAAATCAGAATTAATGCAACTGTAACTGCACCTGGGATAtgctactgaaaaataagattaaGTCATAGATCCTTATAAACTAAAAGAATCAGTGAGAggtgggagagggagcaggggcCCTAGTGGGCCAAGTCCTGTGAAAACTTTGAACTGGGGACAGGATCCGATCCCTGCAGGCGGAGCTGCCCGGACGACTCCTCAACTCCTGCCTGAGGCGGTGGCTGGGCTCTCTGGTCACAGCGGTGGCCACACAGGACTGGCCAGCGTGGCCAGACCAGGCATGCGAGGACAGAAACAGATTTGATGCAGATGAAGGGAAGTGGGAGGTTTCAAGAAATTCTGCCTTTCGAGAAACCCTGATAAATCCAAGCTTATTCAAACCACACGGAGTGGGTGCCACGGGCCTGCTCCGcgctgcacagccagggctctgtgccagcagcttcACCCTTGGAAGTCTCCTCCTTTCCCACGGGCTTTGCTCGATCCAGAGAACAGCATGGTTAAAAAGACAAGAGAGGTAGATTACAGTCATGATTAAAAGCAGATTAGTCATCTAGGCTTcgattttaaaaaacagattccAGAAGATGCCAAGAGGTTGCTGCTTCCAAAACTAGCTTTTCCAAAAGTCTTCTCCCTCCGGAACAGGTGTGAGTGCGTGTCCCTGGACAGAGCTTGGGATTGCTACATTATTCCCCGTCATGGGACACTGATATTGCTGTaggctggagcaggtgaggTGAGGGCAGACTGCAGGGTGGTGCTCGTGCTCTTGGGGCATGGGAAGCTACTTCCGGAGGTACCTCTGGGCCAGGATGGCTGCATCCAAAGGGTTCATGGGCTGCGCATCGTGGCCCAGGCGCCGCACTGGCGGGATGTTCCCGAACTGCCGCTTCTGCAGGAAGCTCTTGGCCTCATGCAAGGTGTTCTTCTCCTCagccaagagcagctgctgcctcatgtAGTTCTCAAACTCATACTGGGAACACTCCTCTGTCACCTTCACCTGCAGAGACCGACTTGTCAGAGATGTGCCTGGCAGCCCCATGGGATAACTGGGATCCTAACGCAGGAAAGGGATGCTGGGCACGCAGGCAAGACTCTTCgtgagctggcagtgccaccaggaCACAGGCTGGCCACCACAGCCGCTCTGTCCTGACATGGCTCATCCCAACCCTGGCAGcactgaggctgcagctgcatgagccctgtccctgtgtcaccgCCACAGATCCTGCACggctgtccctgggcagccaggCCATGGCCAGCACTTCTAGCATGAAACATACTGGCAGGAAAACAGGATGTTTGCTCCCATGGCAGAGCTCACTGGGAGCCAGAGCCAacactgctgcctcctcccagcattcccagctgtgtgtgaggGAATGAGCACTGCTGGGTGCAGAGTGAGCTGCTCTCATCAGCTCCGGGGCTGAGCTCACTTCCTGGCAGCTCAGCCAGCTGGATGTGCCTCCTGGTCCCAGCAGCATCAGCCTTTCCTTCCATTGCACAACATAAGGGACTCGGCTACGTCCTCCCCgccctccccttcccagctTGGGGACACAACAGGTGCCATCACAGATAGaccagcacagaaaagcagttCTGTGGAAAGCAGGGAAACCTACCTCTTGGGGGTTTTCAGGATTAGCCACTTGGTCATCTATGTCTGGCACCACCTGCAAAGGGCCACTCAGCGAGGACATGGACTGCCTGGAGgagagcacagcactgggatCCAGAGCATGGCACTGGCTCATCCAGCCCCAGGGTGATCCCACTGGGATTGCCATGCCTGCTGTAAGCATTTGCACAGGCCTCCCCAGCTGTATCCATCAGCACAAAGCGGTGGACACATGGGATTTAAAGGCTTACTGCAGTTCCCAGACCCTCCTCTGGTGAGGTGAGCCAGCCACAGCTGGAACAACACAGCCTGCGGCCAGAGACAGCGTGTCCTGTCTTTCCCCTTGCACATACCAGGACGCTATGATGGAGCTGAGGGAATCCAGCACTTCAGAAGCTGTCAGCCGCTGCTGTGGGTCCAGGACCAGCAGTTTCCGGATCAAGCACACAGTGTTTTCTGAGACCCGGCCATCCCTGGGAGAGACAGCATGTGGTGAGCCTGGGGTGGGCAGAGTGGTGGCAGGATGGACATGCTGGGAGCACAGGCCAGGAGCTACAGGAGCCACCACTGCTCTGAGCCTGCCTCACCTTCCCCACAAactgtcccagccctgctcctgcttcctaGTGTCTACTGCACACAGCCTGTTGTCAGTACTgctgtgactcttggggtgCTGAGGGGgggagctcctccagctgtCCCAGTAAGGCCCAGTGAGCCCCACCATGGccaggcaggaagggcaggCTGTACTCACTCAGGGATGGTGTACTCGGCAGCCTTGATTTTGCGGAAGAGCTCCTGAGGTATGCTGTCGTAGAAGGGGAACTGGCCATAGAGCATGGTGAAGAGCACCACCCCCAAGGCCCACATGTCGCTGGGCTTCCCACGGTATGGCCGGCCTGTGGGAAGAGGGCACACACAGCCTGAAAACGCTGGAAAGCATAGCCTTGGCAACCCCCCTCACCTCCCACAGAAGAGGTGTTGAGCAACCCCCACATGGGACCCTTTTTCTAAGCATTAACCAAAACACTTTGAGACTTCCCATAACATGACACCAAAACTTTCCAAGCTGCATACTCTGCGAATTAGCAAATTGTCCATCTCCACACAAGTGTCCTCCTGTTCCCTATGGAGCAGGATTATCCCTGCTGTGAACCAAGGGCATCAGGTAGTTGGAACTGCTGTGCTGGAGTTCCTGGGTCAGTGTCCCTTGCACAGAGCCACCCAGCTTGCAAGTTTGTGCCAAGGGAGAGGGAATTCAAGGAccagggagcacagggcagaAGGAGGCAGGAAAGAAGCCTAGGAAAGATAAAGCTGAGCCCATGGAGAAGGGACTCTGTGGGATGGATGTAGCACACAGCCACTGAAGCCAGATGTAAAGCCACAGAGTGTGAAGGAAGGTGCTTTCCTGTACAAAGACACTAGACAAACCCTAACCgaaggctgctgcagccccaggatTCACCTCATGGAAATGCTGCTTCTAAACCCCTTTGGTCACAATAATCAGCACT
Above is a window of Parus major isolate Abel chromosome 23, Parus_major1.1, whole genome shotgun sequence DNA encoding:
- the STK40 gene encoding serine/threonine-protein kinase 40 isoform X2, translated to MLLHTEYSLLSLLHNQEGVVHHHGLFQDRACEIIEDLEANRMVRKMKKRICLVLDCLCAHDFSDKTADLINLQHYVIKEKRLSERETVVIFYDVVRVVEALHKKNIVHRDLKLGNMVLNKRTHRITITNFCLGKHLVSEDDLLKDQRGSPAYISPDVLSGRPYRGKPSDMWALGVVLFTMLYGQFPFYDSIPQELFRKIKAAEYTIPEDGRVSENTVCLIRKLLVLDPQQRLTASEVLDSLSSIIASWQSMSSLSGPLQVVPDIDDQVANPENPQEVKVTEECSQYEFENYMRQQLLLAEEKNTLHEAKSFLQKRQFGNIPPVRRLGHDAQPMNPLDAAILAQRYLRK